Proteins from a single region of Bos indicus x Bos taurus breed Angus x Brahman F1 hybrid chromosome 29, Bos_hybrid_MaternalHap_v2.0, whole genome shotgun sequence:
- the ASCL2 gene encoding achaete-scute homolog 2, which produces MDSRALPRPAPPAPGVPGCCAARRRPESPELLRCSRRRRPGAVDPGSGAAAVARRNERERNRVKLVNLGFQALRQHVPHGGASKKLSKVETLRSAVEYIRALQRLLAEHDAVRAALAGGLLAPAVRHPLPRAPSGTPATAASPSCASSSPGREHSSEPGSPRSAYSSDDSGCEGALSPAERELLDFSSWLGGY; this is translated from the coding sequence TCCCGGGCTGCTGCGCCGCTCGGCGGCGACCGGAGTCCCCAGAGCTGCTCCGCTGCAGCCGCCGGCGGCGGCCGGGCGCGGTGGACCCCGGCAGTGGAGCGGCGGCCGTGGCGCGGCGCAATGAACGCGAGCGCAACCGCGTGAAGCTGGTGAACTTGGGGTTCCAGGCGCTGCGGCAGCACGTGCCGCACGGCGGTGCCAGCAAGAAGTTGAGCAAGGTGGAGACGCTGCGCTCGGCGGTGGAGTACATCCGCGCCTTGCAGCGCCTGCTGGCGGAGCACGATGCTGTGCGGGCCGCGCTGGCCGGGGGGCTTCTGGCCCCGGCCGTGCGCCACCCCCTGCCCCGCGCTCCATCGGGGACCCCCGCCACCGCCGCCTCGCCCTCCTGCGCCTCGTCGTCCCCTGGTCGTGAGCACAGCTCGGAGCCCGGGTCCCCGCGTTCCGCCTACTCGTCGGACGACAGCGGCTGTGAGGGCGCCCTGAGTCCCGCGGAGCGCGAGCTGCTCGACTTCTCCAGCTGGTTAGGGGGCTACTGA